A region of the Mesoterricola sediminis genome:
CCACGCGGCCGAATTCATCGACTTCACCGCGACAATCCAAGGAGGTGGATCGGTAACCTGGTCTGTCAACCCTGCCGATGCGACCATAAGTGGATCCGGACGTTTCCGCGCCACCCGGGCAGGAACGTATGTGGTAAGCGCATTGACCGCCGATGGGCGCAAGGGTTTTGCCTGGATTGAAGTCCTGCCAATGATTCAGGCCTTGCGCGTGGTCCCATCCAGTACGATCTTGGCTGCCGGCGGGACTCTCGCCTTCACAGCCTTCGATCAGAACAGCGCAGTTCAGGCAACCTGGGAAACCACTGCTGGTTCGATAGACGCCAACGGCGTATTCACAGCTCCGGCAACGTCATGCACCGCAACCATCACTGGGTTCCGCGCCGACGATCCTACGCGTGGCGGGTCCACCACGGTTCAGGTGCTTGCCTTGCCGATCATCCAAGCCTTTACCGCAAATCCACCCGCCACGGCACCAGGCCAAGGCATCACCTTGAGTTGGGCCGTTGACGGCGCAAGTTCACTTACCCTTGATCCCGGGCAGGTGGATGTGACAGGTACTACCTCCTTGCTCGTCACGCCCGGAACGGCTACAACCTACACGCTGACCGCCAGGAACGCTCTGGGTAGCGTCGCGCAGTCCGTTACCGTCCTGGCTTCCGTTGTCCTGTCCATCGCCGTCAATCCTGGCCCCCGCACCATGATTGCCGGGACATCCAATGGGTTCGCGCGCAATATCACCGTCCTGAACGGGTATGACCCGACGGTGACCTGGACAGCGAGTGCCGGGACCCTCGTTGTATCGGGCCAATACAACGAGCAAGTGATCTATACGGCTCCCCTGGTCCCAGGCACCTACACCATCACCGAGACCAGCGTGGCCGACCCCACACGCAGCGCCTCCGTCACTGTCACCGTCGTACCCCTGGTGGTCACAGTGGACCCAGACTACATCGTGCTCGAACCCGCCACGAGGATCCACTTCGGATTCTCCGTGAACGCCGGAGGCTTGGTTTGGAGCGCAACCGGCGGGAGTTTCGACCAGGAAGGTTGGTACACCGCACCGAACCTCCCAGGAACATACACGGCCACGGCTGCGAGTTCGCTAGATCCCGCCGTGAGCGCATCCCTCACGGTAGTCGTCAAGGCCATCAAAATCTACCTCACTCCCACCAAAGTCACCCTGGCCAAGAACGCCATCTACCGATTCATGGCTGCAACTTCGGCAGGCAACGTCGTATGGTCCGCGCCCGTAGGGGGAACCGTCACTTGGAATGGGACGTTCACTGCGCCATCAGTGAAGGGCACCTATTCTGTCCTTGCCACCAGTTCCTTGGATCCTACGGCCCATGCCATGGCCACGGTGGTAGTGGATGATAGCGGCCTATCAGGCGGGGGAGCTCCCAGCGGAGATGCGGGTCCGCCGTCTCCAGCGACGGTCGGTGTGGAGGTCACTCCCGCGATCGTGGCCGAACTGGCCACGGGATCCTACCAATCCTTTTCAGCCACGGTCTATGGAAGCCAGGATCCTGACGTGATCTGGGAGGTGAACCAGAATATCGTGGACCCTGTCAGCGGCTTGGTCTTTGGCAAGATCGACGAGAGCGGGGTCTTCACTGCCGGCTATCCAGGGTATTACGTCATTAAAGCCACCAGCAAGACGAATTCCAACAAGTTTGGCACTGCCGTCATCCTTGTGAAGCATTCCATGGAACGCGTTTACACCGCCCCAGCCAACGCCCTATATGCCTACCATTCGGTGACGGCGCTGAAGGATGGGCGCGTGTTGATCGCTGGCGGCAGCCCCGATGGGATCAACGTTGCCGGGGATTGCTTCATCTACGACCCGGCGTCCGGAACCACACTCCGAACGGGTTCTCTCAATGTTCCCCGAAGCGGCCATCAGGCAGTCCTCCTAACGGATGGGCGCGTTTTGGCCGTCCAGGGGTACGGCAATCGCGACCAGCTGGGTGACCCGCAACTTCACGGAATGGGTGACCTACCCCATTCCGAGTGCTATGACCCCGCAACGGAACAGTGGACCTCCCTGCCGCTCATGAAGGGGACGACGGTCCAGGGCAGTGAAATCTGGAACCTCAACAAGGCTGGTTCAAGCTTAGCTCTGGCCAATGGCCAGGCCTTGATCCTTGGCGGAAGCACCTTCTACGGGGACTTTGACCCCAATGCGAGTATTTTCACGGGAGGCAGCTTCTTGAGCATCAGTTGGCAAAACCTATGGTGGGGACTTTGGTTTCCATTAGTTAGGCTCCAGGATGGACGAGCATTCTACTGCGGGGGATACACCGACATGCCGAGGCCGAATGGAAATTCGGACCCAGATTGGCCGATCATGAATGCCGCTATGCTCTACGAGCCTGGTTCGAACACGGCAACCTACGTGGGGACAATGACCAGCAAGCGCTTAGATCACACAGCCACCGTCTTGGCTGATGGGCGTGTATTGATCGTGGGAGGTGTTTCACACAACGAGAGAGCCTATGGTGATATATCCAGGCAGGATCAATACATTCCAACGTCCTCCTGCGAGATCTTCGATCCTGCGAACGGCACATTCACGGCCACCGGCAATATGGCCTTCCCCCGTGCCGGCCACGCCGCAATCCTACTTCCCACGGGGCAGGTGCTCGTGGCAGGCGGATATTTCCAAGTCGATGTCGATGATAGACACTGGTACTTAGGCCTGATTGAAACATATGATCCGGCGAGCGGGACCTGGTCCGTCATGGATACCTTGGACTACGGGCTGAGTGAACCCAAACTCGCGCTGATGAATGACGGAAGTGTGTTCATTGCTGGACAGGTGCAAGCGCCCATGGAAGCTCCTGCGGTGATCGCACAAGCAAGGGCAGCAGGGCCAAACGGGATGATGGCCGCTGATTTGGCCAGCACCACGCTGATGATCGGATCCACGCTATTTGGGACCATGCCTGCCCCTGCTTGGTCTATGACCGATCTCAGTCTTAATCAGGGTGTGGAAGTCGCGGGCAGCTCTGTTGGCGGAACTTTCACGGTTACCGGTACCCAGACATGGAAGAACGTTCCTCTGGTCATTGATCGTCCGGCCCTCGTGAAGTTCAACCTTACAAGCAGCAATCAATGGTCCACCGCGATCCCAGTGAAGATTGAGATCCCGGCTGATTCGACGTTTACTCCGATCACTGTCACCGCCAAACCGGCGAATACAGGTTTGCTCGGCGGTTACAAGCCAAGCGCCAAGCTCCTCCTGGATGCGTTCGTGATTCCCAAAGCCAACGTGAAAGGAAATCTGGCGCTCAAGCTAACGATCCAGCCTCCTGGTGGTATTACCCCAGAGGTTTTGAACCTGACAATCCCATTCCAGGCTGCACCACCAATGACCATTAAGCTGGTGCGTGTGAAATACATTTATGTCGATAACGGAACTCGAAAGGTGGAGTGGGTTGGGAGGACCGATGCCAGCGAATTTACTGCTGCTGCGACGGCTGCCGAGACTTGCATCAAATCTTACTTCCCGGTTGCCACCAGCCCTACGATTGTGGTGCCACAAAACGACCCATTCTTTGTCTGTTCTGAAGACTACAAGGACGAGTCGGGGAATCTGATTACAGCCAAAGGATCCGGCGTTTATTCCGATGGAAGTCTGCCGCCCTTTAATTTGTCCCAGTCGAGTTCGGCTTGGGGCGATGTTCACGATTTCGCGCAGGAGTGGGTGCCGATGACATCCACACTTGGAATTAATGGGGCACAGCCCGCGAACACCTTTGTCGCCCTCGTTGTTCCTAGAATCGCCGGGCACACATACCTGGTGAATGGCGGGAATGCTCGGGGGGTGGGCACCCATAGCGATCACTTTGTTCTCTACCTTTACAATGAAGGTGAGGTGATCGCCCATGAAGTGGGGCACGCCCATGGCCGTGATCACATCAAGTGGCCGCTGACGGGGAATGTCCCTGCGTCGCCGTGGGATGCGAATTACCCGTACTCGAATGGGGTGATAGGCGTGAATGGCTGGGATCCCTTAAGCGGAACCAGTAAGGACAAGGGCGCTTTCGTGGACATCATGACCTACGGAACCCCTCGCTGGATTTCCGATTACACCTTCTACTGGTTGTGGAAATACGACTTCGACATGTGGCCTGGAAAACCCCAGTAATTCCAATGGAGATCAACATGCACAACATTCGCATCATGATTATGGGGATGGCTGTTTTGGCAACGAGCCACCTTTGCTCTCAAAGCCCCGTCTACTACAGGGGGATCATCCGATATCCATTGGAGGTGAACTTCCGCCCTCTCCCTCCAGGTGACGGGGGTGTAGATATCCTTCCTCCAGAACAATTCCCAACCGACCTCAGATCCAAAGAACAGGGTGAATTCACCCTCTTTTACCTGGATGACACCATTGAAACCTTCCCGTGCATTGTGGAGGCACGTGAGTTGGAGAAGAACGGTTTTGATAATGAGAACAATCACAAAAAGGGTAAGGCGATGGAGGCTTGGTTCTGGGCCTTGGTTCCGAGATACAAACCCGCTCGTGGCTATCGACTGATGAAGGGTGGAATTCTGGTCCGCGAAAAATATTTCCCGCAGTCGGAACAGGCTCCAAGTATCGACTTCAAAGAAGAGGCCACAGAAAGCGGGCTTAAAATCCATTGGACTATTGAAAGCGGGAAGGCGATGACTTATCACATTGTCCGCAGATCAGTGGATGAGGGAAAGACTTGGTCATCCATTGATATTCCTGGCAAGGGTTACTTGACCAAAGATCGGAATGAATTCGAAATCCCTTCAAGCGATCTAGAAAAGAATGCACACCCGATTCTAGATTTTTGGGCATGGCAGAACTTAGTAATGACGAGGTTCCAATACCAAATTGGCTCAGGCAAATTGCCACAGATAATTCGGTAAGACCTTGCTTACACCTGAGTCCGTGCAATCCGCCTGCGGCGAATCTCCGGAAACCCAATATCCATGAGGGTTTGGTACCATTGTAGTCGGGTGATCGGTGTCACCCAACGGGTGACCCGAATGGGAATCAAGTTCATCAAGTCTGAGAAGATGGAACTGGTTGGAGGCGCAGGGCTTGCCTTGGTGGGCCAGATCCTGAACCGGTGCACGACCCTGGGCAAGGATCTCACCCGGCAGTTCCCCAAGCGGACCGGAGCCGTGCCGACCGGCGACGTGGCTTTGGCCTACGTCGCAACCCTCTGCACGGGGAAGAGCGACTTCGAGGCCGTCTCGACCCTGGAGGACAAGGTGCTCGCGCCGGAGAGCCTGGGCCTTCAGGCCTTCCCTCGCCGGTCACCGTCCGGCAGCGGCTGGACGAAGGGGCGGACCTCTACATGCCCTACGTACAGAAAGCCACCGGCGACCTCCTACGCAAGAGCAAGGCCCCGATCACCGCCCTCTCCACCGGGCACGTGGCCCTGGACGTCGATGTCACCCCGCTGGACAACTCCAACTCCAAGAAGGAAGGCATCGGCTGGACCTACAAGCAATTCGAGGGCTACGCGCCCATCGCCGCCTACCTGGGCGAGGAGGGCTGGGCCCTGGGCTTCGAATTGCGGGAGGGGACCCAACACTCGCAGAAGGAGACCCCGCGTTCCTGGCGCGGGTGAGCGCCCTCGCCAAGAAACTGGTGAGCGGGAGGAGGATCCTGCTCCGCATGGATTCCGGCAACGACGCATTGGAGAACTACGCCCTGGCTGCCGAGGAAGGCATCGACTACCTGGTCAAGCACAACTGGCGCACGGAGAACCTGGAGGTCTGGGCGGACAAGGCCGCGGGCATGCCGGAATCCGCCTGGAGCCACCCCGGGAAGGAAGCGGGTGGTGCGCTTCTCGGAGCGGATGGAACGAACGGTGAAGTTCAAAGGCGAGGAAAGGGTTGTTCGCTACCGGATGGTGGTGGAGGTTTCCGAGCGCACCACGGACGCCAAGGGCAACGCCCTGCTGCTCCCCCTGGTGGGCGTGGATGCCTGGATCACCAGCCTGGACCTGCCGGAAGCCGACGTGGTCGCCATCTACCGGGACCACGGCACGAGCGAGCAGTTCCATTCCGAGATGAAGGGAGAACTCGATCTGGAGCGGCTTCCCAGCGGCAAGTTCATGACCAACGCCCTCATCCTGGAGATGGGCGTCCTGGCCTACAACGTCCTGCGCCTCATGGGGCAGATCGGCCTGAAGGGGTACAAGCAGCGGCACGAGAGCAAGCGTCGCCGCATCCGGACGGTGATCCAGGAACTGCTGTGCGTGGCGGCACGGGTCGTTCACCACGCGGGCCAGGTGGCCTACAAGTTCGGGCGGACCTGTCTGGCCTTCGACCGGCTGGTCCTGCTCCGAGCCCATTTCTGCGGCGCCTGACGGCCTCCACGCTCTCGATCGGATGCCTCCAGAAACCACCGGCGTCAGGCCGGAGGACCATCCGGAATTTGGGGTATCCCGCCAAACGCCCCTGTTTCCCGGCCCACGAAGGGACCGTGAAGGTGCGAAGGCGGCCTTCGACATCTCAACCCGGCGCCTGGTCGGCGACAATGGCCCCATTCGGAGCGTGTTCCGTCGGATCCCGCAGGGATCCGCACGGATTCACGTTACACCGTGCCGGTGTTCGAGAGAAGACCTCCCTGTCAAGCGACATCAAAATTGACCCACCAGGCGACACGAAAACTGACCCACCTGGTAGTTGGGAACTGAAGCCGCCGGGGTGTCCGGAGCGGAGGCCGTAGGCCGTAGCGCAGGACATCCCGGCGGGCGCGGCCATCATCCGGCCACTTCCTTGGCTGGCACGACGCCAGCCCGGCGCTTTTCCTTGAGGCGGTAGCTCTCTCCCTTGATCGTCACGATATGGCTGTGGTGCAGGAGCCTGTCCAGGATGGCCGTCGCGACCACCTCGTCCCCCAGCATCTCTCCCCAGGAGCCCACGGGCTGGTTGCTGGTGATCATCAGGCTGCCCTTCTCGTAGCGCTTCCGCACCAGATGAAAGAACAGATGCCCGGACCGTCGCTCCATGGGCAGGTAGCCGAGCTCGTCCACGACCAGGACATGGGGGCGGGCGAATACCCTCAGGGCCTCATCCAGCGCCCCGTGGTCCGAGGCCGCCGCCAGTTGGTGGACCAGGTCCGCGGCGTGGATGAACCTGGCGCTGTATCCCTGCTCGATGGCCTTCGCGATGGCCAGATGGGTCTTTCCCACGCCCGGCGGCCCCAGGAGCAGGACATTCGTTGCGTTGGCGACGTAGCGTCCCGTCTCCAGTTCCGTCACAAGGCGGCGGTCCAGGCTGGGCTGCAGGCTGAAGTCGTAGTCCTCCATGCGCCGGTCCAAGGGGAACTTGGCCATCTGGATCCGCATCCGGGCCCGCTTCTGGTCCTTGCTTTCGATTTCCTCCCTGATCACCAAGTCGAGAAAGTCCAGGAAACTCATCTCGTTCTGGGCCCCGCGGTCCAGGAGGGTGTCCAGGCGCTCCCGGGTGCTGACCAGCTTCAGCCGGATCAGGTGACGCTCCAGACGTTCGAGCCGGGGATCTACCATGCCTCACCTCCCACGATGGCGGCGTAGTGGGAGAGTGGCCGCCGGATC
Encoded here:
- the istB gene encoding IS21-like element helper ATPase IstB, which gives rise to MVDPRLERLERHLIRLKLVSTRERLDTLLDRGAQNEMSFLDFLDLVIREEIESKDQKRARMRIQMAKFPLDRRMEDYDFSLQPSLDRRLVTELETGRYVANATNVLLLGPPGVGKTHLAIAKAIEQGYSARFIHAADLVHQLAAASDHGALDEALRVFARPHVLVVDELGYLPMERRSGHLFFHLVRKRYEKGSLMITSNQPVGSWGEMLGDEVVATAILDRLLHHSHIVTIKGESYRLKEKRRAGVVPAKEVAG
- a CDS encoding transposase, translating into MKFKGEERVVRYRMVVEVSERTTDAKGNALLLPLVGVDAWITSLDLPEADVVAIYRDHGTSEQFHSEMKGELDLERLPSGKFMTNALILEMGVLAYNVLRLMGQIGLKGYKQRHESKRRRIRTVIQELLCVAARVVHHAGQVAYKFGRTCLAFDRLVLLRAHFCGA